The genomic window TCCTGGCGAATTTGAAGTTCTTACCACCCAAGCACAGCGGGCTTGGTGGGAAAATGGCAAGATAATTATGACCAATCATCGGCTTTTTGGTTTCCAGCAGTTCGTAGCAAACAAAGTTCCCCTACAGTAGAAGTTGATATGGAAAAAGTACTAGGTTGTGTAGAAAAACGCTCTTGGTACTATTTATTAACAAAACCCTCTTTACGCATTTTGCTAACCTCTGGTAAGTCTATGGATTTTCATAATATTAAAGACTTTGGAGGGGTAAAAAGCAATGTTGAACGTTTTATGGGACGTGAACGCTATGTTCCAGGATCATTATTTACTGAGTAAAATTGCGGGGTGAAGTTATGCCACACCTAGAAGTTTGTAATTGTGCTTCTTGTTTTTTTATTAGGCAAAACGAATATGAACAACGGGAATTTATTCATGTTCAAAAAGAAAAATTAAAAACTTTTCTTCTTACATATTCTTATTGCTATTGGCTTGTTATTACCCTTTCTTTTATTTTAGCAAAAGTATATTTTCATATTTCTACAACAATTATTTTATCTTTATTTGGATTTTATATAACTGGTATACTTTTATTTGTTATTTTATCAAATTATGCTTTTGCTATTTCTTATCTAGGCTATCTACTAAAACCAAAAGATGCTATAAGCCATATACTAGCAATATCATTAGTTTATTCTTTTTTTATAAGTTTACCTTTTCCAAAATTTGATCTTTATGGATTTTTCCTTTGCATATTTATATTATTTGGCCTTCATTTAGCTTGTTTTTGTATGGGTTATATTGTTCGCGTTGCAAAAAATAGACAACTTAATCCTATAAGTTAAATATTATTTATAAATTAAATATTTTTCTCTTAGTCTGATAAACTCATCAACACCGCCTGACCAAGAATTTTCTATCTCATCAATAGACATATTTGCTTCAATTTGCTTTCTAACTTTGTCTGTCCCAAAAATTACATCAATAGGCAATTTGTCATGCACATATTCATAAGGCGGTTGTTTCCACTCAAACTTATCTGTGTAAAGATGATAAATTGTGCTTAAAATTGCTACTGCTGTAATTACTGATTTGTAAGTTTGCCTATCAGTTATATGAAGTTGTAGCCCACCACATAATTGACCAACATGCTTATGGAAAGTAGGCTGGTAATAAGTTGGACGAAAATAAACACCAGGTAAGTGTAAATTATTTAGCTCTTCAGTTAGTTTATATGGGTCAATATAGGGTGCGCCAATTAGCTCAAATGGGCGAGTTGTCCCGCGACCCTCAGAAACCATTGTCCCTTCAAAAATTACCATTCCTGGATAAACCGTTGCTGTATCAAGTGTTGGCATATTTGGCGAAGGCAAAATCCAAGGAATATTGCTTTCTGACCACCACATCGAACGCTTCCAACCTTGCATTGGTACTACGTTTAACTTGCAGTTAATTCCAAAAGCGTCATTAAACATTAATGCTAGTTCGGCTACTGTCATTGCGTGACGCATTGCAATAGGAAATAAGCCAACAAAAGAAGCAAATTCTGATTCTAAAATATTTCCCTCTACTAGCTCTCCTCCAATTGGATTAGGGCGATCTAGCACCACCATTTCCTTACCATATTTAGCGCAAGCTTGCATTGCATGTGCCATAGTATAAATAAATGTATAAACTCTAGTTCCTACATCTTGAATATCAAAAACCAGCACATCAATATTTTTAAGCATTTCTTCTGTAGGGACACGAGTTTTTCCATATAAACTATAAACTGTTAGGTTAGTGCGGCTGTCCTTAAAGCCTTCCCACTCAATCATATTGTCTTGAGTCTCGCCGCGAATACCATGTTGAGGGCCAAAAAGCGTGGTTAGATTAAATTCTGAACATTTGTAAAAACTATCTGCGGCGTGTTCAAATTGTTGATTTATAGAAGCAGGATTAACTATTAATCCTACACGCTTACCACGTAGTAAATCTAAATGATCAGTAAAAATAGTTTCTAGCCCTAATTTCATAAAAAATCCTTTTGCTAATTGGAGTTGACTAGTTGAAGCAGGCTATCATATTAAATTAACTTTGTTGATTCAAACTTACTTAGTAGTGTGGAAAAAAACATGTCTTCAACAACCAATAGTTCTACAGGATCTTACGCTAATCAACTAGAAAAATTTGTTGCTCTTATGGACAAGCTTTGGCAAGAGCATTTAACATCGCCAACTATTGCAGGGCCAGAAAAATTTTATGCATGGGGGAATCTTGACTATGTAGTCATAATGTCAGAAAAAAAATTTGATGATCTTGTAGAGTTAAAGACTAAAATAGGTTGTTTGGAAATTAAAAAAGATACAGATGGAAAAATAAACTGCCAAATTGTAGAAGATAAAACATTTAGAAAAAAAACAACAAATCTTGAATTATCTAGCGATCCTCAAGAAATTTTAGAAAAAGCTATCATTGCGTTAAATCATTATTATTCAAAAAATATAGGCTAGCTAGCGTCGGGCAATCCAGCGCAATTGTTTTCTAGTCTTTTGGGCTATTTCAAACGCTTCATCCAAATCATCAGATAAAACTGTAAAATGCCCCATCTTACGCTTGGTTTTAGCCTTTTTCTTACCATAAAGATGTAAACAAACATTCGTGTCTGATAAAAGCCCTGTTGTGCCAGACAAATGATCACCTTTATGATCACCTAAAATATTGACCATAACCGCGGTTTTAGAAAGCATTCTAGGCGAGCCTAAAGGCAAGTTACAAATTGCCCGCAGTTGTTGTTCAAATTGGGAGCAAAGACAAGCGTCTATGCTGTAATGACCGCTGTTATGGGGACGTGGAGCTATTTCATTGACTAGGATTTCATCATTTTCTAGTAGAAACATTTCTACACAAAATACACCAACAATATTTAGATTTTGGGCAATTTGTCGGGCGATTTCTGTTGCTTGGTCTGCAACTTTAGCAGAAACAAAAGCTGGGACAAGGGTAGT from Blastocatellia bacterium includes these protein-coding regions:
- a CDS encoding DUF1343 domain-containing protein, translated to MKLGLETIFTDHLDLLRGKRVGLIVNPASINQQFEHAADSFYKCSEFNLTTLFGPQHGIRGETQDNMIEWEGFKDSRTNLTVYSLYGKTRVPTEEMLKNIDVLVFDIQDVGTRVYTFIYTMAHAMQACAKYGKEMVVLDRPNPIGGELVEGNILESEFASFVGLFPIAMRHAMTVAELALMFNDAFGINCKLNVVPMQGWKRSMWWSESNIPWILPSPNMPTLDTATVYPGMVIFEGTMVSEGRGTTRPFELIGAPYIDPYKLTEELNNLHLPGVYFRPTYYQPTFHKHVGQLCGGLQLHITDRQTYKSVITAVAILSTIYHLYTDKFEWKQPPYEYVHDKLPIDVIFGTDKVRKQIEANMSIDEIENSWSGGVDEFIRLREKYLIYK